From a single Georhizobium profundi genomic region:
- a CDS encoding alpha-ketoacid dehydrogenase subunit beta yields the protein MAETSISTYRSAIIDALAEEMRNDAGVFLMGEDIGKAGGVFKQTEGLFIEFGAERVIDTPISEPGAFGMAVGAAMTGMRPVFEVMFGDFMTLIMDQLVNQAAKVAYMSNGQFTVPLVVRTTMGTGSSLGPQHSQSLYAWACHVPGLKVAVPSTPADAKGLYKSAIRDANPVLIFEDRMLYGLKGPVAVGETSLVPLGQAVVARGGRDLTVVAVGRMVQHALKAAERLSEDGIEIEVVDPRTLLPLDVETIACSVRRTNRALVVDGGAQQYGAGAEIAQSINEAAFDWLDAPVMRLCAENIPVPISRTLEPLVQPDESRIVAKVKELLVGHRWPDREDDSP from the coding sequence ATGGCTGAGACGTCCATCAGCACCTATCGCAGCGCGATCATCGACGCATTGGCGGAAGAGATGCGAAACGATGCCGGCGTCTTTCTCATGGGCGAAGACATCGGCAAGGCCGGCGGCGTCTTCAAGCAGACCGAGGGCCTTTTCATCGAATTCGGCGCCGAGCGGGTCATCGATACACCGATATCAGAGCCGGGAGCGTTCGGGATGGCTGTCGGCGCCGCGATGACCGGCATGCGGCCGGTCTTTGAGGTGATGTTCGGCGACTTCATGACGCTGATCATGGATCAGCTCGTCAATCAGGCGGCCAAGGTAGCATATATGTCGAATGGCCAGTTCACCGTACCGCTCGTCGTGCGCACGACGATGGGCACGGGCTCCAGCCTGGGGCCGCAGCACTCGCAGTCGCTGTACGCTTGGGCATGCCACGTTCCAGGGTTGAAGGTTGCCGTACCTTCCACCCCTGCGGACGCGAAGGGTCTCTACAAATCGGCGATCCGCGACGCAAACCCGGTGCTCATCTTCGAGGACCGCATGCTCTACGGTCTCAAAGGCCCGGTAGCAGTGGGCGAGACCTCGCTCGTTCCTCTTGGCCAGGCGGTCGTCGCGCGTGGAGGCCGAGACCTCACCGTCGTCGCTGTCGGGCGGATGGTACAACATGCGCTGAAGGCCGCCGAGCGCCTATCAGAGGATGGTATCGAGATTGAGGTTGTCGATCCGCGCACGCTTCTGCCGCTCGACGTCGAGACCATCGCGTGCTCGGTCAGGCGCACCAACCGCGCGCTGGTTGTCGATGGCGGTGCGCAGCAATACGGCGCCGGCGCGGAAATCGCCCAAAGCATCAACGAAGCCGCATTTGATTGGCTCGACGCCCCAGTGATGCGGCTTTGCGCTGAGAACATCCCCGTACCGATCAGCCGAACGCTCGAGCCGCTGGTTCAGCCCGACGAGAGCCGGATCGTGGCAAAGGTCAAAGAACTGCTGGTCGGTCATCGCTGGCCGGATCGAGAGGACGACAGCCCATGA
- a CDS encoding thiamine pyrophosphate-dependent dehydrogenase E1 component subunit alpha, which yields MNDEIRQRRWTFLKQMMLIRRFEEAVATAGAEKAFPGHYHLYIGQEATGVGAMAALGPSDKIATTHRNHGHVLARGADPEACLAEIMGRANGINRGRGGTIHLCDPELGFLQTSGVVGSVVGLAAGGGYACKLKGDGSLTAAFFGDGALEEGIAFECLNIAALWGLPVIFICENNSADALGMAKGGYPTLVHAANDLRSIPGSLGIEAIRVDGTEVEEVHRVVAHAAAHCRAGKGPLFIETVTRRWAGSAPLWPELATGITDIGMATGRTKIDDGPHSYWYRHNDPVLKLARQILQDDHSARMQIELLDEQTQAHMRAVVERVHQSPYPELATATDFVFAQGAA from the coding sequence ATGAATGATGAAATCCGACAGCGCCGCTGGACGTTCCTGAAGCAGATGATGTTGATCCGCCGCTTCGAGGAAGCGGTCGCTACTGCCGGCGCCGAAAAGGCCTTTCCCGGGCACTACCATCTTTATATCGGCCAAGAGGCGACGGGCGTCGGCGCTATGGCGGCCCTTGGTCCGAGCGATAAGATTGCAACGACGCACCGCAACCACGGCCATGTATTAGCGCGAGGCGCAGATCCGGAAGCATGTCTGGCTGAAATCATGGGGAGGGCCAATGGCATCAATCGCGGCCGAGGCGGCACGATACATCTGTGCGATCCCGAGCTCGGCTTTCTGCAGACCTCCGGTGTGGTCGGCAGTGTAGTCGGGCTTGCGGCCGGCGGCGGATATGCTTGTAAGCTGAAGGGAGATGGCAGTCTGACTGCTGCGTTTTTCGGTGACGGGGCGCTGGAGGAGGGTATCGCGTTCGAGTGCCTCAATATCGCCGCTCTCTGGGGCTTGCCAGTGATCTTCATCTGCGAGAACAACAGCGCCGATGCGCTTGGCATGGCCAAAGGCGGCTATCCAACGCTGGTGCACGCTGCCAATGATCTGCGCAGCATCCCTGGGTCGCTCGGCATCGAAGCTATCAGAGTTGATGGAACCGAAGTCGAAGAGGTGCATCGTGTAGTTGCTCATGCGGCGGCGCATTGCCGTGCGGGCAAGGGGCCCCTTTTTATCGAAACGGTGACCCGCCGCTGGGCTGGCAGCGCGCCGCTCTGGCCTGAGCTTGCCACCGGCATCACCGACATCGGCATGGCAACGGGACGAACCAAGATCGATGACGGTCCACATTCATACTGGTATCGCCATAACGATCCTGTGCTCAAACTTGCGCGGCAAATTTTGCAGGACGATCACTCAGCTCGGATGCAGATCGAACTGCTTGACGAGCAGACCCAAGCCCACATGAGAGCAGTCGTGGAGCGGGTCCACCAGTCGCCTTACCCCGAACTCGCTACAGCCACAGATTTCGTGTTCGCGCAGGGAGCCGCCTGA
- a CDS encoding alpha-ketoacid dehydrogenase subunit beta, whose amino-acid sequence MPHQKTYAAAFVDALLDSMSDDRMVTLIGSAPLGLGPERHLTEELRHQYPDRVLDPPTAEGGVASVGAGAAMAGARPFVDLLTGSFVYLAWTQIVNEAANGHYMSGGKLQVPVTYHCLEGVRGAGAPQHSQSPHAMLWNAPGVEIVIPSMASDVYGLIRTAIASPNPTMIFSHAKILGIESDVPPSRTPIPFGKADIKRHGRDVTIVALSICVHHALAAAVELAEEGIEAEVIDPRTLVPFDEETILASVKRTGRLVIADEVPQRASAASEIAATIAERGFDYLKAPISRVTRPDTPIPFSPALEQSLIPSARKIAEASRALCMYRNQ is encoded by the coding sequence ATGCCGCACCAGAAGACTTATGCCGCCGCTTTCGTGGATGCGCTCCTAGATAGTATGTCCGACGACCGGATGGTGACACTGATCGGAAGTGCGCCTTTGGGTCTTGGACCAGAGCGGCATCTGACGGAGGAACTTCGCCATCAGTATCCGGACCGCGTGCTAGACCCACCGACAGCCGAAGGCGGCGTCGCCTCTGTTGGCGCAGGTGCTGCAATGGCGGGAGCCCGACCTTTTGTTGATTTGCTGACCGGCAGCTTTGTCTATCTTGCGTGGACTCAGATCGTGAACGAAGCCGCTAACGGGCATTACATGTCCGGTGGCAAACTTCAGGTTCCGGTTACCTACCACTGCCTTGAAGGCGTTCGTGGTGCAGGCGCGCCTCAGCATAGTCAGAGCCCTCACGCCATGCTTTGGAATGCTCCTGGTGTGGAGATTGTCATTCCCTCGATGGCCTCCGATGTCTACGGCCTGATCCGAACAGCTATTGCGAGTCCCAATCCCACAATGATCTTTTCTCACGCGAAGATACTGGGCATTGAGTCTGACGTGCCACCGTCTCGCACCCCAATCCCGTTTGGTAAAGCAGATATCAAACGACATGGTCGTGACGTTACCATCGTGGCTCTGTCAATTTGTGTGCATCATGCGTTGGCGGCCGCGGTAGAACTCGCTGAAGAGGGCATCGAGGCCGAGGTCATAGATCCAAGGACGTTGGTGCCGTTCGATGAGGAAACGATCCTTGCATCAGTGAAGCGGACCGGGCGCCTGGTCATTGCGGACGAAGTACCACAACGAGCAAGTGCGGCATCTGAAATCGCGGCGACCATCGCCGAGCGGGGGTTTGATTATCTGAAGGCCCCGATCTCGCGCGTCACGCGCCCGGATACTCCAATCCCTTTCAGTCCCGCCCTGGAGCAATCTTTGATACCCTCAGCTCGGAAAATTGCTGAAGCTTCGCGGGCATTGTGCATGTACCGCAATCAATAG
- a CDS encoding AAA family ATPase, which produces MKAYATFPRHITDQSQRQEHKGFMSLSRFLRRAMIVRALRNEREFRSGQPGRFILLVPPSFEPKTMVSAARRALSECQRDLQDLFEYDVDPVDAETSSIWLEDLPVRLMEMPRYLLLTHSLDFIPHRCRLGFDAVLQMQPPTPAHWRAALKVCLGLAATNAEIDRIARLPIDLVALATGRRRSVSEIIDEVEAAIAEDDAKEAQSKEPNASSRQPRLMSLQELSGYGPAQTWGLDLASDLTAWKAGELAWADVDRGVLLCGPPGTGKTTFAAALSKSCEAHLVAASVARWQATGHLGDLLKAMRKDFAEARKHAPSILLIDEFDSIGDRARFSDHHASYSIQVVNGLLECIDGLDDREGVVIVGACNHSDGIDPALLRPGRLDRQIDIPLPDETARRVILRVHQPDGLADDVVEKIASVTDGWSGADLEALCRRARRRARKERRAVVVGDFMAELPEEIIVPDELVEVMAIHEAGHAVVASALGRGVELIEINRTLRRKHAGPGGHVTIQQQPLKRRSRASYLEEVTILMAGIAAETVFYGEHADGAGAVPGSDLQRATDLATMMEACLGFGPSLVFHDAQDAFSLDRLRRSDLKLKERVDAVLKNSLKTATDLIAGDRQFVKSIARHLIRRGSMQGHEVRPLIERQRKAGKRRAAIKAVNAA; this is translated from the coding sequence ATGAAAGCGTACGCGACGTTTCCTCGACACATCACCGATCAGTCGCAGCGGCAGGAGCACAAAGGTTTCATGAGCCTTTCCCGTTTCCTGCGCCGGGCGATGATCGTCCGCGCTCTCCGGAACGAGCGCGAATTTCGCTCTGGCCAACCGGGACGGTTCATCCTGCTCGTGCCGCCGAGTTTTGAGCCCAAAACAATGGTCAGCGCTGCAAGGCGCGCTCTGTCTGAGTGTCAGCGCGATCTCCAGGATTTATTCGAGTATGACGTCGACCCAGTGGATGCCGAGACGTCTTCCATTTGGCTTGAGGATCTGCCCGTCCGGCTGATGGAGATGCCGAGGTATCTGCTCCTGACGCATAGTCTAGATTTCATCCCCCACAGGTGCCGCCTGGGTTTCGACGCTGTGCTGCAGATGCAGCCTCCGACACCGGCGCACTGGCGGGCGGCGCTGAAAGTGTGTCTCGGCCTGGCCGCCACAAACGCGGAGATCGATCGTATTGCGCGCCTGCCGATTGATCTCGTCGCCCTTGCAACGGGGCGGCGGCGATCGGTCAGCGAGATCATCGATGAAGTCGAAGCAGCCATCGCGGAAGACGATGCGAAAGAGGCTCAGTCAAAGGAGCCCAACGCATCATCACGGCAGCCCCGCTTGATGAGCCTTCAGGAACTTTCTGGCTATGGACCTGCGCAAACATGGGGCCTCGACCTCGCGTCTGACCTGACTGCATGGAAAGCCGGAGAGCTCGCCTGGGCAGATGTCGATCGTGGCGTCCTTCTGTGTGGACCTCCCGGGACAGGCAAAACGACTTTTGCAGCGGCACTGTCGAAGAGCTGCGAGGCGCATCTCGTCGCGGCGTCTGTTGCACGATGGCAAGCGACCGGTCATCTCGGTGATCTCCTCAAGGCCATGCGCAAGGATTTTGCGGAGGCCCGCAAACATGCACCGAGCATTCTGCTCATCGACGAGTTCGACTCGATCGGTGACCGCGCAAGGTTCAGTGACCATCACGCCAGCTATTCGATCCAGGTCGTCAACGGTTTGCTTGAATGCATCGACGGGCTTGATGATCGCGAAGGCGTTGTCATTGTCGGGGCATGTAATCACAGCGACGGGATCGACCCCGCGCTTCTGCGCCCTGGACGCCTAGATCGGCAGATCGACATCCCACTCCCTGATGAGACTGCAAGACGAGTGATCTTGCGTGTCCATCAGCCGGATGGGCTGGCAGATGACGTCGTCGAGAAGATCGCGTCCGTGACCGATGGCTGGTCGGGTGCTGACCTCGAAGCGCTCTGTCGCCGAGCGAGGCGACGTGCGCGGAAAGAACGCCGGGCCGTTGTCGTCGGCGATTTCATGGCGGAGCTCCCCGAAGAGATCATCGTGCCCGACGAGCTCGTAGAAGTCATGGCGATCCATGAAGCCGGACATGCTGTGGTGGCGTCTGCACTCGGGCGCGGCGTCGAGTTGATTGAGATCAACCGCACCCTCAGACGCAAACATGCTGGGCCAGGCGGCCATGTCACGATTCAGCAGCAGCCGCTGAAGCGGCGATCACGTGCAAGTTATCTAGAAGAAGTCACCATCCTGATGGCAGGCATCGCAGCGGAGACCGTGTTTTACGGCGAACATGCAGATGGCGCGGGTGCCGTGCCCGGCAGCGATTTGCAGCGGGCAACTGACCTCGCCACGATGATGGAAGCGTGTCTGGGATTTGGGCCATCTTTGGTCTTCCATGACGCACAAGACGCGTTCTCTTTGGATAGACTTCGTCGCTCCGACCTCAAACTCAAAGAGCGCGTGGATGCCGTCCTGAAGAACAGCCTGAAGACCGCAACGGATTTGATCGCTGGTGATCGGCAGTTCGTAAAGTCGATCGCAAGGCATCTGATCCGCCGTGGATCGATGCAAGGTCATGAAGTGAGGCCGCTCATCGAACGGCAACGGAAGGCCGGAAAGCGAAGGGCGGCGATCAAAGCTGTAAACGCAGCATGA
- a CDS encoding alpha/beta fold hydrolase, giving the protein MPRSEIDAKYRALVDEVEATMSDPGGAAVLARNLQDLPELLAGLDRKTPEIGPIEVLVDRGGRLVGQNAAAEQRLGLMLGDRLQDIAMSPQAAQRFLVNRDKGAVPLLVADPAGGRILLFGQQPADADSPMLLTEVQRGIDAAIRARLADAAGLAASERQLLKGLMQGQSVQGIARELGRTEGTVRQQLKSIMAKMGVNSQQQLISSAYALTLMYRQTGSVPAETSPRLQGATLHNGRHGVVARHDFGLPDGVPVLFFHGALFGITAVPGMIAAAQTLGLRLIAPERPGYGHTVLGDHQDPVALAVQQAVDLLDTLCLSKVVVLAHDIGTRFAARLALDAPDRVAAVIAAPATPPMQTWSQTADMPTRHRVNAWASQHLPGLMDKIVALGLSQIARAGVEEIPRLVFDGCDFDQAILRQDGAAAVLQEAFELAWAQRGAGFRADMRLTNENWQDEADRINVPFLCLHGEESRTVSRNAVEDLARTLPKGRFRLVEAAGHSLPVSHTALILRAALAAANAAGLERDEFGFRDHS; this is encoded by the coding sequence GTGCCAAGATCGGAGATCGATGCCAAATATCGCGCCTTGGTGGATGAGGTCGAGGCGACGATGAGCGATCCGGGTGGTGCCGCTGTTTTGGCGCGGAACCTGCAGGATTTGCCTGAGCTTCTGGCAGGCCTGGATCGCAAGACACCGGAGATCGGACCGATCGAAGTGCTGGTCGATCGTGGTGGTCGGCTCGTCGGCCAGAACGCCGCAGCCGAACAGCGCCTGGGCCTCATGCTTGGGGATCGCCTGCAGGATATCGCCATGTCTCCGCAGGCGGCGCAACGATTTCTCGTAAACCGGGACAAGGGCGCTGTACCGCTGCTGGTCGCCGACCCGGCCGGAGGCAGGATCCTGCTTTTTGGCCAGCAGCCTGCGGACGCTGACAGTCCGATGTTGCTGACCGAAGTGCAGCGTGGCATCGATGCCGCGATCCGCGCGCGGCTTGCCGATGCTGCGGGGCTCGCCGCTTCTGAGAGGCAGCTTCTCAAGGGACTGATGCAAGGCCAGTCGGTTCAGGGCATCGCGCGCGAACTCGGGCGTACCGAAGGCACCGTGCGCCAGCAGTTGAAATCGATCATGGCCAAGATGGGGGTGAATTCGCAGCAGCAGTTGATCTCTTCGGCCTATGCCTTGACGCTCATGTACCGGCAGACCGGCTCGGTTCCTGCCGAAACGTCCCCGCGGCTGCAGGGTGCAACGCTGCACAATGGCAGGCATGGCGTGGTTGCCCGACATGATTTCGGGTTGCCAGACGGCGTGCCTGTTCTTTTCTTTCATGGAGCGCTCTTCGGTATCACCGCCGTGCCGGGCATGATCGCGGCGGCGCAGACGCTTGGCCTGCGGCTCATCGCGCCGGAGCGTCCCGGATACGGGCATACCGTCCTTGGGGATCATCAGGATCCGGTCGCGCTGGCGGTGCAGCAGGCCGTCGATCTTCTGGATACGCTTTGTCTATCGAAAGTGGTGGTGCTTGCTCACGACATCGGCACCCGCTTTGCCGCGCGCCTGGCGCTCGACGCGCCGGATCGCGTAGCCGCTGTCATTGCGGCGCCGGCCACGCCGCCGATGCAGACCTGGTCGCAGACGGCAGACATGCCCACGCGGCATCGCGTCAATGCATGGGCCTCGCAGCATCTGCCGGGTCTGATGGACAAGATCGTGGCGCTCGGGCTTAGCCAGATTGCCCGCGCAGGTGTCGAAGAAATTCCCCGCCTCGTCTTCGACGGCTGCGATTTCGATCAGGCTATCCTCCGTCAGGATGGGGCTGCCGCAGTCTTGCAGGAAGCTTTCGAGCTGGCTTGGGCGCAGCGCGGGGCCGGATTTCGTGCCGACATGCGCCTGACCAACGAAAACTGGCAGGACGAGGCGGACCGCATCAATGTGCCCTTCCTGTGCCTGCATGGCGAGGAAAGCCGCACGGTCAGCCGTAATGCGGTCGAAGATCTCGCGCGAACCCTACCGAAAGGACGCTTCCGCTTGGTCGAAGCGGCGGGGCACAGCCTGCCTGTCAGCCATACGGCCCTCATCTTGCGCGCTGCCTTGGCGGCTGCGAACGCAGCCGGTCTCGAGCGTGATGAATTCGGCTTTCGGGATCACAGCTGA
- a CDS encoding VWA domain-containing protein, which translates to MRAIASIATVLAILGTAAMAEEQRTIIVMDGSGSMWGQIDGRTKLEIARQTVADVLATIPAEQELGLMAYGHRERGNCSDIELMVPPAAGTGPDIVARVNMMRFQGKTPLSEAVRQAAGILRSGEEAATVVLVTDGLETCEADPCALGRELEAAGLNFTAHVIGFGLTEEEGAQVACLATETGGRYFQASDAGALAEALTQTVTAAPAEATPPAAEEAPPPSTGPYFAGAPRMPNIALEPTGLTTGAEGTEPAPISFPADGKANQCAAACEGDGACAAFRFEPPGSYFVAEARCFLFPPSSEMDYREMNPEEGWVSGIKDGVLMLVRPYDGPAEKALLSAPDTAAQGARIAVNWSGPRSPYDYIRLFDTNGEWVAETAVGDENPLELQLPWRTGQFDLAYVLESGIISEKHPISLTPAQVSISAPSAAQVGEEVTITWDGPGAFLDNIQLLSEVTGERWGYDYTQGKDSMGWTMPDTPGAYVFAYVFRDSEVIHSVPITVTLDRPDTSGVLQPVPVTFTGEGTDVSPLAITWSATPTPGQVLPPEAWAMNEGVVGTIEAKFLPGTYEVVGDAGDTVFAGQVTVTAQGPNDFVIAPSAALSPAGPDADPVRITVTGPYMGTFRQWSAIPLPDGEVVRSDSEINDAWEVDLLPGQWLITAVASGAEGEGLAAVVEITEAGAAEIGQPTFDVAAVDSQPPFHRQCMGANPCSYNDPLSGLRLVMLPGWLMQDPYTLTTAAGAGDGLPSTLFGMASTGDSILAALNPRQWDAMLGPCEDIAAGRLCRASDMPDDALAGLRVLKATLRVTGKAAVDPMTGMIGGTALDLDSETAATLRSRLLGQQ; encoded by the coding sequence ATGAGGGCCATTGCGTCGATCGCGACTGTGCTTGCCATTCTCGGCACAGCAGCAATGGCAGAGGAGCAACGGACCATCATCGTGATGGATGGGTCCGGGTCGATGTGGGGCCAGATCGACGGGCGCACCAAGCTGGAGATCGCCAGGCAGACGGTCGCCGACGTGTTGGCGACGATCCCGGCTGAACAGGAACTCGGATTGATGGCCTACGGCCACCGCGAGCGGGGCAATTGCAGCGACATCGAGCTGATGGTTCCGCCGGCTGCTGGCACCGGGCCGGATATCGTCGCGCGCGTGAACATGATGCGTTTCCAGGGCAAGACTCCCTTATCCGAGGCGGTGCGTCAGGCGGCTGGGATCCTGCGTTCAGGTGAGGAAGCGGCAACGGTGGTGCTCGTCACCGATGGGCTGGAGACGTGCGAGGCGGACCCTTGCGCCCTTGGTCGCGAGCTGGAAGCGGCGGGTCTCAATTTCACCGCCCATGTCATCGGCTTCGGGCTGACTGAGGAAGAGGGCGCGCAGGTTGCCTGCCTGGCGACCGAAACCGGCGGCAGGTATTTTCAGGCCTCCGATGCAGGGGCGCTGGCAGAGGCGTTGACACAAACCGTTACTGCGGCGCCGGCAGAGGCCACGCCGCCGGCGGCGGAGGAGGCCCCGCCACCTTCTACCGGTCCCTATTTCGCCGGTGCGCCAAGGATGCCGAACATCGCGCTGGAGCCCACGGGATTGACGACAGGCGCGGAAGGCACCGAGCCCGCACCGATCAGCTTTCCCGCTGACGGCAAGGCAAACCAATGCGCTGCGGCCTGTGAGGGCGATGGCGCCTGCGCCGCCTTCCGCTTCGAGCCGCCGGGCAGCTATTTTGTGGCCGAAGCGCGATGCTTCCTGTTCCCTCCATCTTCCGAGATGGATTACCGGGAAATGAACCCGGAAGAGGGTTGGGTATCTGGCATCAAGGATGGGGTGCTGATGCTGGTGCGCCCCTATGACGGCCCAGCGGAGAAGGCCTTGTTGTCGGCACCAGATACCGCCGCGCAAGGCGCGCGGATCGCCGTGAACTGGTCGGGGCCACGCTCGCCCTATGATTACATAAGGCTGTTCGATACCAATGGCGAATGGGTGGCGGAGACGGCGGTGGGCGATGAAAATCCACTGGAGCTGCAACTGCCATGGCGCACCGGCCAGTTCGATCTCGCCTATGTCCTGGAAAGCGGGATCATCAGCGAAAAGCACCCGATCAGCCTGACGCCAGCACAGGTGTCGATCTCAGCCCCGTCCGCAGCGCAGGTGGGCGAAGAGGTTACGATCACCTGGGATGGACCGGGCGCGTTCCTCGACAACATTCAATTGCTGTCCGAAGTGACCGGCGAGCGTTGGGGGTACGACTATACCCAAGGCAAGGACAGCATGGGCTGGACCATGCCCGACACACCGGGCGCCTATGTCTTTGCCTATGTGTTTCGCGACAGCGAAGTGATCCACAGCGTGCCGATCACGGTCACTTTGGATCGGCCGGACACATCTGGCGTGCTACAACCCGTGCCCGTGACATTTACCGGCGAAGGAACCGACGTCTCTCCGCTGGCGATCACATGGTCGGCGACGCCGACGCCCGGACAGGTCCTGCCGCCTGAAGCATGGGCAATGAATGAGGGTGTCGTTGGCACCATCGAAGCGAAATTCCTGCCTGGCACTTACGAGGTGGTGGGCGATGCGGGCGATACGGTGTTTGCAGGGCAGGTGACGGTCACCGCTCAAGGACCGAACGACTTCGTCATCGCGCCATCAGCCGCGCTCAGCCCGGCGGGTCCGGACGCCGACCCTGTCAGAATCACCGTCACAGGTCCCTATATGGGCACCTTCCGGCAATGGTCGGCCATCCCTCTGCCTGATGGCGAGGTGGTGCGCAGCGACAGCGAGATCAACGATGCGTGGGAGGTCGATCTCTTGCCCGGCCAGTGGCTGATCACTGCGGTTGCCTCCGGCGCCGAAGGCGAGGGCCTTGCAGCGGTGGTCGAGATTACCGAAGCTGGTGCAGCCGAAATCGGCCAGCCCACATTCGATGTTGCTGCCGTTGACAGTCAGCCGCCGTTTCACCGCCAGTGCATGGGGGCGAACCCGTGCAGCTACAACGACCCTCTCTCCGGGCTTCGGCTTGTGATGCTGCCTGGGTGGCTGATGCAGGATCCCTACACTCTGACCACTGCTGCGGGCGCGGGCGACGGCCTGCCATCCACGCTGTTCGGGATGGCGTCGACCGGTGACAGCATACTCGCCGCTTTGAACCCTCGCCAATGGGATGCGATGCTCGGCCCGTGTGAAGACATCGCCGCTGGCCGGTTGTGCCGTGCATCCGACATGCCCGATGACGCGCTAGCCGGGTTGCGCGTGCTGAAGGCTACCCTCCGCGTGACAGGGAAGGCGGCAGTCGATCCGATGACCGGCATGATCGGCGGCACAGCGCTCGACCTCGATTCCGAAACCGCCGCAACTCTGCGCAGCCGCCTCCTGGGACAACAATGA